A window of the Tiliqua scincoides isolate rTilSci1 chromosome 5, rTilSci1.hap2, whole genome shotgun sequence genome harbors these coding sequences:
- the LOC136653086 gene encoding olfactory receptor 5AR1-like: MAYDHYAAICHPLQYTLIMSQPIFWSLLAASWIIGNFNSVINTSLVFSLTFCHSNEIDHFFCDIPPILHLSCSDVFLVQLMIFTVSAFLMIVPFSLILLSYILIVSSVLKICRASGRIKTFSTCISHLTVVSIFYGTIIYTHLRPSSNHSLDEDRLVSVFYAIITPLLNPLIYSFRNKEVQGAFWRALGKNRL, from the coding sequence ATGGCATATGACCATTATGCTGCTATCTGTCATCCTCTCCAGTATACACTGATCATGAGCCAGCCCATATTTTGGAGTCTGCTTGCAGCTTCCTGGATCATTGGCAACTTCAATTCTGTTATCAACACATCACTGGTCTTTTCCCTAACTTTCTGTCactccaatgaaattgaccatttcttctgtgacattcctCCTATTCTGCATCTCTCTTGTTCTGATGTATTTCTAGTCCAGTTGATGATCTTCACCGTCTCTGCATTTCTTATGattgtgcctttctccctgatccTTCTTTCCTACATCCTCATTGTCTCTTCTGTGCTCAAGATCTGCAGAGCCAGTGGTAGGATAAAGACATTCTCCACTTGTATTTCtcacctcactgtggtgagcatcttctatgGCACCATCATCTACACCCACCTGCGACCCTCCTCCAATCATTCCTTGGATGAAGATCGCCTAGTTTCTGTGTTTTATGCTATCATtactcccctgctaaaccccttgatctacagctttaggaacaaggaagtgcagggggcctTTTGGAGAGCGCTTGGGAAAAACAGGTTATAA